The Halocalculus aciditolerans genome includes a window with the following:
- a CDS encoding threonine-phosphate decarboxylase: MEPDAVRRVGREPHGSSDDPDLVDFSANTNPRVPDGVREVYAAALDAARTYPEEPPRAYRDAAADYVGCARENVVSTPGGLAAIRLAIEVSVTAGDDALVPAPSFAEYAREVRLQGATPDFVPHDEILGTDPSEYALAVVCNPNNPTGECYDPDALRAFADRCARAGTPLLVDEAFLGFTGSPSLAGRDGVVVARSLTKLLGLPGIRAGFAVATGDEYERLAAARRTWNLGAPALAVGEHCMRDEGFVADTRRRVRRERERLRRALDEHYDVFPSDSPFLLLDVGSRDVGEVVGTARERGVAVRDATTFRGLDSHVRVAVRTREENDRLLEALDV; this comes from the coding sequence ATGGAGCCTGACGCCGTCCGCCGCGTCGGCCGCGAACCCCACGGGAGCAGCGACGACCCCGACCTCGTGGACTTCAGCGCGAACACCAACCCGCGGGTTCCCGACGGCGTCCGCGAGGTCTACGCGGCCGCGCTCGACGCCGCCCGCACGTATCCGGAGGAGCCGCCGCGCGCGTACCGCGACGCCGCCGCCGACTACGTCGGGTGTGCACGGGAGAATGTCGTCTCGACGCCCGGCGGCCTCGCCGCCATCCGCCTCGCTATCGAGGTGTCCGTCACTGCGGGCGACGACGCGCTCGTGCCCGCGCCGAGCTTCGCCGAGTACGCCCGCGAAGTCCGCCTCCAAGGCGCGACGCCCGATTTCGTCCCGCACGACGAGATTCTGGGCACTGACCCGAGCGAGTACGCGCTCGCCGTCGTCTGCAACCCGAACAACCCGACCGGAGAGTGTTACGACCCCGACGCCCTCCGCGCGTTCGCCGACCGCTGTGCGCGCGCGGGAACGCCGCTCCTCGTCGACGAGGCCTTCCTCGGCTTCACTGGTTCGCCCTCGCTCGCCGGCCGGGACGGCGTCGTCGTCGCGCGCTCGCTCACCAAGCTCCTCGGGCTGCCGGGAATCCGCGCGGGGTTCGCCGTCGCCACCGGCGACGAGTACGAAAGACTCGCCGCCGCGCGCCGCACGTGGAACCTCGGCGCGCCGGCGCTCGCCGTCGGCGAACACTGCATGCGGGACGAGGGATTCGTCGCCGACACCCGCCGGCGCGTCCGCCGGGAGCGCGAGCGCCTCCGCCGCGCGCTCGACGAGCATTACGACGTATTCCCCTCGGACTCCCCGTTCCTCCTGCTCGACGTAGGAAGCCGAGACGTCGGCGAGGTCGTCGGGACGGCGCGCGAGCGTGGCGTCGCCGTACGAGACGCGACGACCTTCCGCGGCCTCGACTCCCACGTTCGCGTCGCCGTGCGCACGCGAGAGGAGAACGACCGACTCCTGGAGGCGCTCGATGTTTGA
- a CDS encoding nicotinate-nucleotide--dimethylbenzimidazole phosphoribosyltransferase yields the protein MTVLLVAGNTETATIDGISAAGATPELMAQTPAADAELLAYGRPVFAPHVPVSPDGCPTPGLVTRAVRELVGFDAVTLDAGLAARTAAPAVRLGDRPGGDIRTPEPVPNAPQIFDAAAEYACGHPDTRLVVGETIPGGTTTALGVLRALGEEYGVSSSLPTNPLALKREVVAAGLDASDLAPGDLAGDPIEAVRRMGDPTLAATAGLVDGALDAGKNVTVAGGTQMLAAATLVRHRGVREEFTLATTSFVADDDTVDLDAAAADLGLDLRVSDPGFERTDHVATEHYLAGVAKEGVGMGGALHLAREANIPMADVRARLVERYDDLVGEERGGLDGA from the coding sequence TCCTCGTCGCCGGAAACACCGAGACGGCGACCATCGACGGCATCAGCGCCGCCGGCGCGACCCCCGAACTGATGGCGCAGACGCCCGCCGCCGACGCCGAACTCCTCGCCTACGGCCGCCCCGTCTTCGCCCCGCACGTCCCGGTCAGCCCCGACGGCTGCCCGACGCCCGGCCTCGTGACGCGCGCCGTCCGCGAACTCGTCGGATTCGACGCCGTCACGCTCGACGCCGGCCTCGCCGCCCGGACCGCCGCGCCCGCCGTCCGCCTCGGCGACCGACCCGGCGGCGACATTCGAACCCCCGAGCCCGTGCCGAACGCTCCCCAAATATTCGACGCCGCCGCCGAGTACGCCTGCGGCCACCCGGACACCCGCCTCGTCGTCGGCGAAACCATCCCCGGCGGCACGACGACCGCGCTCGGCGTCCTCCGCGCGCTCGGCGAGGAGTACGGCGTTTCTTCTTCGCTTCCCACCAACCCGCTCGCGCTCAAACGCGAGGTCGTCGCCGCAGGCCTCGACGCCAGCGACCTCGCCCCCGGAGACCTCGCCGGCGACCCCATCGAGGCCGTCCGCCGCATGGGCGACCCCACGCTCGCCGCCACCGCCGGCCTCGTCGACGGCGCGCTCGACGCCGGGAAGAACGTCACCGTCGCCGGCGGCACCCAGATGCTCGCCGCCGCCACCCTCGTCCGCCACCGCGGCGTCCGCGAGGAGTTCACGCTCGCCACGACCTCGTTCGTCGCCGACGACGACACCGTCGACCTCGACGCCGCCGCCGCCGACCTCGGCCTCGACCTCCGCGTCTCCGACCCCGGCTTCGAGCGGACCGACCACGTCGCCACGGAACACTACCTCGCCGGCGTCGCCAAGGAAGGCGTCGGCATGGGCGGCGCGCTCCACCTCGCCCGAGAGGCCAATATCCCGATGGCCGACGTCCGCGCCCGCCTCGTCGAACGCTACGACGACCTCGTGGGCGAGGAGCGAGGTGGTCTCGATGGAGCCTGA
- a CDS encoding adenosylcobinamide amidohydrolase has translation MFDGAIRESVLRVGAPGARWLSTGWDGGYADADAAYNISVPEGWTRTDLTAYAAERRAEAGFDTTGPTLLTGVDATHARGARDESVTAYATAGVSNPAALPMAADETERAAGREPETDEPRAGTVNVVVGTTRALDDAGLATLLSVAVEAKTATLLAETGFPGTTTDAVIAGTDPTGEAATFAGSSTAVGAAARACVRDAVRASLRSRYADREIPNSVGDAEYGVVTARTTEVFSV, from the coding sequence ATGTTTGACGGCGCGATCCGTGAGAGCGTCCTCCGCGTCGGCGCTCCGGGCGCGCGCTGGCTCTCCACCGGCTGGGACGGCGGCTACGCCGACGCCGACGCCGCCTACAATATCTCTGTCCCCGAGGGGTGGACGCGAACGGACCTGACGGCGTACGCCGCCGAGCGCCGCGCGGAAGCCGGGTTCGACACCACGGGGCCGACGCTCCTCACCGGCGTCGACGCGACGCACGCCCGCGGCGCGCGCGACGAGAGCGTCACTGCCTACGCCACCGCCGGCGTCTCCAACCCCGCCGCCCTCCCGATGGCGGCGGACGAGACCGAGCGAGCAGCCGGTCGAGAGCCGGAGACGGACGAACCGCGCGCGGGAACCGTGAACGTCGTCGTGGGGACGACGCGCGCGCTCGACGACGCCGGCCTCGCGACGCTCCTCTCGGTCGCCGTCGAGGCGAAGACCGCCACGCTGCTCGCCGAGACCGGTTTCCCCGGAACGACGACCGACGCGGTCATCGCCGGCACGGACCCGACCGGGGAGGCGGCGACGTTCGCGGGGAGCAGTACCGCGGTGGGGGCGGCGGCCCGCGCGTGCGTCCGCGACGCCGTCCGCGCCAGTCTCCGGTCGCGCTACGCCGACCGCGAGATTCCGAACTCCGTCGGCGACGCCGAGTACGGCGTCGTCACCGCGCGAACCACGGAGGTCTTCAGCGTATGA